From the genome of Fusarium keratoplasticum isolate Fu6.1 chromosome 11, whole genome shotgun sequence, one region includes:
- a CDS encoding C2H2-type domain-containing protein, with translation MFRLVESTDSSPAAQCSVSVRDSFGEGVYIKKNRSDGLCSTDCHCRRLGSLDFAFTISKQPAHTKIEVRNEILQNTLIDVIGSDEWHSQCDLPAWDGAHLFARYEGLKARLRDVIDAPVGSVGAQPFLPLRLLVDGFLGQEQEESLPCPQHKDPSDVLRDVLPGEDKNSMLDVKLLQAAGDGDISVIDDLLSNHTVLPYSHMQMFVDVLGRQITDDLFKETVNIDAHDESGNTALLRAVTAGHLDVARLLVARGADIAWANNQGETALHKAARADHFELSYFLIEVGADIDAKDNSGAAPAFIPFSAVLQTWRCWWEWVMPARCEQTPSERTINDYRDLLFKTDPIMNTDKVKTTMRGLFIREYAKVRQHLIFGRVRGRFPNSTRAWRFGMTALHKISHGYLPQELGMAIALLCVCKAVSATLHIHKHDSSNFQFDDEQFRRDLPRWLPLFHGADRKLFKAAARDIWSVRISMWTLYTPQTLDYHDLFKHAERLTSDLIDAVKCLHDLTEFAELGDPEHGQQRPSQQDRCPPKDPNPGDPGIGAESTQHRKAVTGRRASSQKSLLWAEVMAGAIFSILLIFLLWLYSLLAGTVQFIATDAASWHISVDAQSVARRLQSRFANTLTVERPPSIQSPTAGQDVVMLGQDSNDDHHVQPRGNPALSPSSGGVPDPVDESAHIRTSKGAVELCFFFTLHHSARRWSIYLGFDSHWRVCLNSLAAHPLRCEADRKGYYAIDYFPSRNPRGDGYQRPAGSSTGAGVCVSGYPWCDMAIGTDTTGSGREPARATGVQGLRLSGRSISMKGVVPSSEEFDSLAFLTRSLEDLVHFTRLSTGNKLSELPPTKILYPTDWLPYKIDGQQRLNEDFLAAMEQVLGVQHTKVSLTQLWEESPPVEAQGKSIAEYLENSGFWPMYYDNYHTFDDFRQGYEQKFGKPVYVSPSQGWKWELGSKVTEEQRAHGIAECEVFRDWVDKHVLTRNDGGHGEAVILLPLGNAKLDYRDIESGPPSVVKSYEPKYFGSILGVPQIVTPSSDVMLVKLTQLVLEKMNKPTSVLTGRECFSPETNGPVNDSVPLPKLI, from the exons ATGTTTCGCCTTGTCGAGTCCACCGACTCGTCACCAGCAGCCCAGTGCTCCGTCTCTGTCCGCGACTCTTTCGGCGAGGGAGTTTACATCAAGAAAAATCGGTCGGATGGGCTTTGTTCGACCGACTGCCATTGCCGCCGACTCGGCTCCCTAGACTTCGCcttcaccatctccaagcaaCCTGCCCACACCAAGATCGAAGTTCGGAACGAGATACTCCAAAACACCCTCATCGATGTCATCGGTTCAGATGAGTGGCACTCCCAGTGTGATCTGCCTGCCTGGGACGGCGCTCACCTCTTCGCTCGATATGAGGGCCTCAAGGCACGTCTGCGAGACGTCATCGACGCGCCGGTAGGAAGCGTTGGGGCTCAgcccttcctccccctcagGCTACTGGTCGACGGCTTTCTGGGCCAGGAGCAGGAAGAAAGCTTGCCGTGTCCTCAGCATAAGGACCCTAGTGATGTCCTTAGAGACGTGCTTCCAGGGGAGGATAAAAACAGCATGCTAGATGTCAAGCTACTCCAAGCGGCGGGTGATGGCGACATCTCAGTCATCGACGATCTTTTGAGCAACCATACCGTCCTACCTTATTCGCACATGCAAATGTTCGTGGATGTTTTGGGCAGACAAATAACTGACGATCTTTTCAAAGAAACTGTGAACATTGACGCACACGATGAGTCCGGAAACACGGCCCTGCTCCGCGCCGTGACCGCTGGGCACCTTGACGTCGCTCGGCTTCTGGTCGCTCGAGGCGCCGACATCGCCTGGGCCAACAACCAAGGCGAGACAGCCCTGCACAAAGCTGCACGGGCAGATCACTTTGAACTCTCATATTTTCTCATAGAAGTCGGCGCAGACATAGACGCCAAGGACAATTCGGGCGCAGCACCCGCATTCATTCCGTTTAGCGCAGTTCTCCAAACCTGGAGATGTTGGTGGGAGTGGGTTATGCCAGCCCGTTGTGAACAGACACCAAGCGAGCGAACCATCAACGACTATAGAGACCTATTGTTCAAAACAGACCCAATCATGAACACCGACAAAGTAAAGACAACCATGCGGGGCCTTTTCATCAGAGAGTACGCCAAGGTGAGGCAGCACCTGATTTTTGGCCGAGTACGCGGACGCTTTCCCAACTCGACACGAGCGTGGCGATTTGGCATGACAGCGCTGCATAAGATCTCGCATGGCTACCTGCCGCAGGAGCTCGGCATGGCAATAGCTCTCCTCTGCGTGTGCAAAGCAGTCTCGGCCACGCTCCATATCCACAAACACGATTCATCCAACTTCCAATTCGACGACGAGCAGTTTCGACGAGACCTGCCGCGTTGGCTTCCACTGTTCCACGGTGCTGACCGAAAGCTGTTTAAAGCCGCAGCGCGGGACATCTGGAGTGTACGCATATCTATGTGGACTTTGTACACGCCTCAGACTCTGGATTACCACGACTTATTCAAGCACGCTGAGCGCCTGACATCGGACCTCATTGACGCAGTGAAATGTCTTCACGATCTAACTGAGTTCGCTGAACTAGGGGATCCCGAACACGGGCAGCAGAGACCGTCTCAGCAGGATCGGTGCCCCCCGAAGGATCCCAACCCAGGAGACCCGGGTATTGGGGCCGAGTCTACTCAGCACAGGAAGGCCGTGACAGGCCGGCGGGCCTCGTCGCAGAAATCATTACTGTGGGCCGAGGTAATGGCTGGCGCTATCTTCAGTATATTGCTGATATTTCTGCTCT GGCTCTATAGCCTCTTGGCAGGAACAGTACAATTTATAGCTACAGACGCAGCGAGTTGGCACATCAGCGTGGATGCTCAGAGTGTAGCAAGGCGCCTGCAATCTCGCTTTGCCAACACTTTAACAGTTGAACGGCCTCCAAGCATACAGTCACCCACAGCTGGGCAAGATGTGGTTATGCTTGGACAGGACTCCAACGATGATCACCATGTACAGCCTCGGGGAAACCCAGCCTTGAGCCCCTCAAGTGGCGGTGTTCCTGACCCCGTTGATGAGA GCGCCCACATTCGCACATCCAAGGGAGCAGTCGagctctgcttcttcttcaccctTCACCACTCGGCTCGCCGCTGGTCGATCTACCTTGGCTTTGACTCACACTGGCGCGTTTGCCTCAATTCGCTGGCCGCCCATCCGCTACGCTGCGAAGCTGATCGCAAGGGCTACTACGCAATTGATTACTTCCCTTCCCGGAACCCCAGAGGTGATGGCTATCAAAGGCCGGCGGGCAGCTCCACGGGTGCAGGGGTTTGCGTTTCTGGCTACCCGTGGTGCGATATGGCGATTGGCACTGATA CTACGGGAAGCGGAAGAGAGCCAGCACGGGCGACCGGAGTTCAAGGACTCCGTCTCAGCGGTAGAAGCATTTCCATGAAGGGCGTGGTGCCCAGCTCAGA GGAATTCGACAGCTTGGCCTTTCTCACTCGATCGCTCGAGGATCTCGTTCACTTCACTCGCCTGTCGACTGGTAACAAATTATCAGAATTACCG CCAACCAAGATTCTGTATCCGACGGATTGGCTACCGTACAAGATAGACGGCCAGCAACGGCTGAACGAGGATTTCCTGGCAGCAATGGAGCAAGTTCTTGGTGTTCAACACACCAAGGTCAGTTTGACCCAGCTGTGGGAAGAATCCCCCCCAGTCGAAGCCCAAGGAAAATCGATTGCGGAATACCTCGAGAAT TCTGGTTTCTGGCCAATGTACTATGACAACTATCACACCTTTGATGACTTTCGACAAGGCTACGAGCAGAAGTTTGGCAAACCCGTCTACGTGAGCCCATCTCAGGGATGGAAGTG GGAGCTTGGGTCGAAAGTCACGGAAGAGCAAAGAGCACACGGCATTGCAGAGTGCGAGGTTTTCCGTGACTGGGTCGACAAGCACGTCCTCACGAGAAACGATGGGGGACATGGAGAAGCAGTGATTCTACTCCCGTTGGGGAACGCCAAACTCGATTACAGAGACATTGAAAGCGG GCCCCCGAGCGTTGTGAAATCTTATGAGCCAAAGTACTTCGGCTCTATCCTGGGAGTGCCCCAGATTGTGACACCCA GCAGCGATGTGATGCTTGTGAAGCTGACTCAGTTGGtcctggagaagatgaaCAAGCCAACCTCTGTTCTCACCGGCAGGGAGTGCTTCTCTCCCGAGACCAATGGGCCGGTCAATGATTCTGTCCCGCTACCAAAGCTCATTTGA
- a CDS encoding NACHT domain-containing protein: MAPGFSKWASKIKKKVLGSDSEDESASKQPSTAQSTTSGHATSSSAATPTRVTGVIAQPEATSTTQPAAPSTVQTPASPAAPSANPQSTQPTVSSTAPSTTFSTTQPAVSSVTQPATQSTPTTSSNEPAAHLPAQMPASLTFRPVASQPLQPPISSTAHLPGSPTPQPVASPPTQSTIPPVPLTTATPSVPQSLPEQLWKKAYESLKDKEHDRVKAYEEVLSKYKKEWADTATSPTVPDLEHCKSVESAEMWKLVYAGLDRSKKQAEFKGVVGDVLGTVEKIKGIVDKAVKYSPEASTIWAGVSLGLEILANPVTEPGINRKGIAYVLTRIEWYWNLADIVLSKDLASSSSAKLRKNLESHVVDLYKKLLLFQMRSVCLYDRNGISVILRDSVKLDDWADEIKEVKDAEAHIEKDLIQFTGQDMRAKLNEIRDIDWSQEKAFRDEVRRLQKREQDKDDQECLVDLLLTDPQRDKERIQAIRGSPLWGSYHWILEHPGYDKFTNDASSRALWIKGDPGKGKTMLICGIIDHLDRSTDPLSYFFCQATEKDQSSDTAVMRGLIYMILDHYPSLMSKLRVEYDKKKKKLFEGPNTNLLLEKVLTEILQDPILQDAIFIIDALDECKTGRSNLVKLIVKLSSSCRAKWIVSSRDWPEIKEEFRGIRGLVPIPLEDEENKKKVAQAVQSYIRTKVDDLAQNWGDDKNYSKGKKKDLKETVYDYMVSHAEDTFLWVALVCQRLAESDVPRRRVEEELRKFPKGLPDLYKLMMDRILTSSESDRLKAVLAAACLAYGHLKSNDMIDFVDLMAGYDEMDVKDTIGSCGSFLTYQDGAVYFIHQSAKEYLLKEGSGHIFPHRVEHQHLQMTRRCLETLECGLKENIYGLSSYGTLIGEFTRPNPDPLSPLEYSCLHWARHLVESAACRKDVKIADQVMHFLQNKFTFWLEALSLLGQLPVAVKATIDIESALGPVEARDLFEFLQDARRFVRYHKAAIEIAPRQVYASALVFSPRCSKVRERFQKQIPKWIVSGPDMQDDWDPCIQTISASPYLFVRSVACSPDGQLFAAACGYGAKVYDATSGECVYTLEFMNYVHVVCVAFSPCGGKLAAATESQVRILQVDTFECIQTLTDDAEFYAVSCFAESVKVFYVPTGECIYTSFLWGNTPLAFSSDSRELFTYLGPTIYKEKLDNGVFRTLGLGQTGTSTANFCMNTQFGKLEVSGPADEDVKLVGWGLSFRRDWILRGTERMIFIPTEHRRLIMDAIRKRFAIVCPSGRIVTMEVA; the protein is encoded by the exons ATGGCGCCTGGCTTTTCCAAGTGGGCGAGCAAGATCAAGAAAAAGGTTCTTGGCTCGGATTCTGAAGATGAGTCCGCGTCGAAACAGCCTTCCACGGCACAGTCGACGACTTCCGGTCATGCGACAAGCTCTTCAGCAGCTACGCCGACAAGAGTGACGGGTGTGATTGCACAACCGGAAGCTACTTCAACTACCCAACCGGCAGCCCCTTCGACAGTCCAGACACCAGCATCTCCAGCAGCGCCCTCGGCCAACCCGCAATCAACTCAGCCGACAGTGTCATCCACAGCTCCGTCCACCACATTCTCGACGACCCAGCCAGCGGTCTCCTCGGTAACGCAGCCAGCCACCCAATCAACCccaacaacatcctcaaaTGAGCCAGCAGCACATTTGCCAGCCCAGATGCCGGCCTCCCTGACGTTTCGGCCTGTAGCTTCCCAACCACTCCAGCCACCAATATCTTCAACAGCCCACCTACCAGGATCGCCAACACCACAACCAGTGGCCAGCCCACCAACCCAGTCGACAATCCCACCCGTACCGCTAACGACCGCTACGCCGAGTGTGCCGCAGAGCCTCCCCGAACAACTGTGGAAGAAAGCATACGAAAGCCTGAAAGACAAAGAACACGACCGAGTCAAGGCATACGAGGAGGTCCTCTCCAAATATAAGAAGGAATGGGCCGACACGGCAACTTCCCCCACTGTCCCGGACTTGGAGCACTGCAAAAGCGTCGAGTCGGCTGAGATGTGGAAACTAGTCTACGCCGGATTAGACAGGTCCAAGAAGCAAGCGGAATTTAAGGGGGTCGTTGGGGACGTGCTTGGGACCGTggagaagatcaagggcaTTGTGGACAAGGCCGTCAAGTACTCGCCCGAGGCCTCTACTATTTGGGCCGGCGTGTCTCTTGGTCTAGAG ATCCTCGCGAACCCCGTCACGGAGCCAGGCATCAACCGCAAAGGCATCGCCTACGTCTTAACAAGAATAGAATGGTACTGGAACCTGGCCGACATTGTTCTCAGCAAAGACTTggccagctcatcatctgccAAGCTGCGAAAGAACCTCGAAAGTCATGTGGTCGACCTCTACAAGAAGCTTCTCTTGTTCCAGATGCGGAGTGTTTGCCTCTATGATCGCAATGGGATATCTGTCATCCTCAGAGATTCAGTCAAGTTGGATGATTGGGCTGATGAAATCAAGGAAGTCAAGGACGCAGAGGCCCATATCGAAAAGGACTTGATTCAGTTCACAGGCCAGGACATGAGGGCAAAGCTCAACGAGATCCGAGATATCGATTGGTCTCAAGAAAAGGCCTTCAGGGACGAGGTTCGACGGCTGCAGAAGAGGGAACAAGACAAGGATGACCAAGAGTGCCTTGTGGATTTGCTGCTCACTGATCCCCAGAGGGACAAAGAAAGGATTCAGGCAATCAGGGGGAGTCCACTCTGGGGCTCGTATCACTGGATCCTGGAGCACCCTGGCTACGACAAATTCACCAATGATGCATCAAGCCGGGCCCTCTGGATAAAAGGTGACCCCGGAAAAGGAAAGACGATGCTCATCTGTGGCATCATCGATCATCTAGACAGGTCTACCGACCCGCTTTCCTACTTCTTTTGCCAGGCCACAGAGAAAGATCAATCCAGCGACACCGCTGTGATGCGCGGTCTCATCTACATGATACTCGATCACTACCCATCACTCATGTCAAAGCTTCGCGTGGAGTAcgacaagaaaaagaagaagctaTTCGAGGGCCCCAATACCAACTTACTTCTTGAAAAGGTCTTGACCGAGATACTCCAGGATCCGATTCTCCAGGACGCAATATTCATCATCGACGCCTTGGATGAGTGCAAGACGGGCAGATCAAACCTCGTCAAACTCATCGTGAAGCTCTCGAGCTCGTGCCGTGCCAAGTGGATTGTATCGAGTCGCGACTGGCCCGAGATCAAAGAAGAGTTCAGAGGCATCCGGGGGCTAGTTCCTATCCCgcttgaagatgaggaaaacAAGAAGAAAGTTGCGCAGGCTGTTCAGTCATACATTCGAACAAAGGTAGATGATTTAGCCCAGAATTGGGGCGACGACAAGAACTACAGCAAAGGCAAAAAGAAGGATTTGAAGGAGACAGTCTATGACTATATGGTTTCTCACGCAGAAGACACGTTTCTCTGGGTGGCCTTGGTGTGCCAACGGCTGGCCGAGTCTGATGTGCCCAGACGCCgggtcgaggaagagctcaGAAAGTTCCCAAAGGGCCTCCCTGATCTTTACAAGCTCATGATGGATCGAATATTGACATCCTCTGAGTCTGATCGGCTGAAGGCGGTTCTGGCCGCCGCCTGCCTCGCCTACGGCCATCTCAAGTCAAACGACATGATCGATTTTGTCGATTTGATGGCAGGAtacgatgagatggacgTCAAGGACACCATTGGCTCTTGCGGATCTTTTCTGACCTATCAAGACGGCGCAGTCTACTTTATTCATCAGTCGGCCAAGGAGTATCTTCTCAAAGAGGGCAGCGGTCACATTTTCCCCCACAGAGTCGAGCACCAGCACTTGCAAATGACCCGGCGATGCCTCGAAACTCTTGAATGTGGACTGAAGGAGAACATCTACGGCCTGAGCTCTTATGGCACACTCATTGGCGAATTCACACGTCCAAACCCTGATCCATTATCTCCTCTCGAATACTCGTGCCTTCACTGGGCTAGACATCTGGTGGAGTCTGCCGCATGCAGAAAGGACGTCAAGATTGCCGACCAGGTGATGCATTTTTTGCAAAATAAGTTCACCTTTTGGCTAGAGGCACTCAGTCTCCTTGGGCAGCTGCCAGTGGCAGTCAAGGCCACTATCGATATTGAATCAGCGCTG GGACCGGTAGAGGCCAGAGATTTGTTCGAATTCCTCCAAGACGCTCGCCGTTTCGTCCGCTATCACAAAGCAGCCATCGAGATCGCCCCTCGCCAGGTCTACGCCTCGGCACTCGTCTTCAGTCCAAGATGCAGCAAAGTTAGAGAGCGATTCCAAAAGCAGATACCCAAGTGGATTGTGTCCGGACCCGATATGCAGGACGACTGGGACCCCTGCATCCAGACAATCTCTGCCAGTCCTTACCTCTTTGTCCGTAGTGTCGCCTGCTCTCCAGATGGACAGCTATTTGCGGCGGCGTGTGGATATGGAGCGAAAGTCTACGATGCAACCTCGGGTGAATGTGTCTATACACTCGAGTTCATGAACTACGTGCATGTAGTCTGTGTCGCCTTTTCGCCTTGTGGCGGAAAGTTGGCCGCCGCAACTGAAAGTCAAGTCAGGATTCTCCAAGTCGACACATTTGAATGTATCCAAACACTTACGGATG ATGCCGAGTTCTATGCTGTTTCCTGCTTCGCTGAGTCCGTCAAGGTCTTTTACGTTCCAACCGGAGAATGTATTTATACATCCTTCCTGTGGGGCAACACGCCACTGGCCTTCTCTTCGGA
- a CDS encoding MFS domain-containing protein, with amino-acid sequence MQSLLQYRRAAAAAQAQIDRDVEKARGNLLPDTKRKGAGQGPSDEEKKEESGPDSSISNEGTADIEEYPVPMHRNTTNEAIQQCHSAGVALSQVLTGIHVRDHDARGHDEKIFVVDWQGPDDPLNPQNWSLGRRIGVTLQISVIAVFVGAASGIDAAVLPQAAHSLGVSEVAESLATGLYLVGMGLGSLVAGPFSETFGRNAVYTVSMAVFMIWIMAAGLAPNFGAQITFRFLAGCSASTPLVCSGGSIADMYNSLEKTWSFPLYAITCFGGPMIGAVMGAYIGPSTTVSWRWTEWSILISSGLVLVLVLLFMPETYGPLLLQWKAAHYRRITGDDRFRCEHEITDASLFSRLKVSMTRPFLMLTEPIIIAMTLYISVLYIVLFTFLVGWPYIFEYTYDLDQGLANIIFIAMFIGTYINFVSVPFVYQKTAKAIRSEGKTKFQPEIRLWYAMLGAAIAIPVSLFWLGWTNYSHISIWSAILAVVVFGYGVTGVFICVYMYIIDSYEIYAASALTFVALTRYVIAGGMTVVGIPFYENMGTHYTLTIMACISVVLAAIPYILYFHGHSIRAKSRYAVAR; translated from the exons ATGCAGTCTTTGCTTCAATATCGTCGGGCGGCGGCTGCTGCTCAGGCCCAGATTGATCGAGATGTCGAAAAGGCGAGGGGAAACCTCTTACCCGATACCAAGCGTAAAggagcaggtcaaggccccTCAGATGAGGAGAAAAAGGAGGAGTCTGGGCCAGACTCTTCTATCTCGAATGAGGGTACTGCCGACATCGAAGAATACCCAGTCCCGATGCATAGGAACACGACAAACGAGGCAATTCAGCAATGTCACTCTGCTGGAGTTGCTCTCAGCCAAGTCCTGACCGGTATCCATGTTCGAGATCACGACGCTAGGGGACACGACGAAAAGATCTTCGTCGTTGATTGGCAAGGCCCGGACGATCCATTGAATCCACAGAACTGGTCTCTTGGCAGACGCATCGGTGTGACATTGCAGATCTCTGTCATAGCAGTCTTTGTCGGCGCTGCATCAGGCATTGATGCGGCTGTTCTACCACAAGCTGCACACTCACTCGGTGTCAGCGAAGTTGCTGAATCACTCGCTACAG GCCTATATCTCGTCGGCATGGGCCTTGGATCCTTGGTGGCAGGTCCATTCTCCGAAACCTTTGGCAGAAACGCAGTCTATACAGTCTCCATGGCCGTGTTCATGATATGGATAATGGCTGCAGGGCTTGCCCCCAACTTTGGAGCCCAAATCACCTTTCGATTCCTCGCTGGATGTTCCGCGTCAACACCGCTCGTCTGTTCCGGGGGATCCATCGCCGACATGTATAACAGTCTCGAGAAGACCTGGAGTTTCCCGCTCTATGCCATCACTTGCTTTGGCGGCCCGATGATCGGCGCTGTCATGGGCGCCTACATAGGTCCCTCAACAACAGTAAGTTGGCGTTGGACTGAGTGGTCTATACTCATCTCTTCTGGGCTCGTACTAGTGCTGGTCCTCCTTTTCATGCCAGAAACCTACGGACCTCTGCTTCTGCAGTGGAAGGCTGCACACTATCGAAGGATCACTGGTGATGATCGATTTCGCTGCGAGCACGAGATTACGGACGCCAGTCTCTTCAGTCGACTCAAAGTCAGCATGACACGCCCATTCCTCATGTTAACTGAACCGATTATCATCGCCATGACCTTGTATATCAGCGTCCTCTATATCGTTCTTTTCACCTTCCTTGTCGGATGGCCATACATCTTTGAGTACACATACGACCTCGACCAAGGCCTTGCCAACATCATTTTCATCGCCATGTTCATCGGCACCTACATCAACTTTGTCTCCGTCCCGTTCGTCTACCAGAAGACAGCCAAAGCTATACGATCCGAAGGCAAAACCAAGTTTCAGCCAGAAATACGACTGTGGTATGCCATGCTGGGCGCTGCTATCGCCATCCCCGTCTCGCTCTTCTGGCTTGGCTGGACCAACTACTCCCACATTAGCATATGGTCCGCCATTCTTGCCGTTGTCGTCTTTGGCTACGGCGTGACAGGCGTTTTTATCTGCGTCTATATGTACATCATCGATTCTTATGAGATCTACGCCGCCTCGGCGCTTACTTTTGTCGCCTTGACTCGATATGTCATTGCAGGAGGAATGACTGTGGTCGGCATCCCCTTTTATGAGAACATGGGTACACACTACACGCTCACCATAATGGCTTGCATTTCGGTCGTTCTTGCAGCTATTCCTTACATCTTGTATTTCCACGGGCATTCGATACGGGCCAAGAGCAGATATGCGGTTGCGAGGTGA